AATTTGAAAAATTTGAACAAGATATAACACCTTTTTGATTGCATTAGTTGTGTCCGAGGCCTCTTGTGGTTGCTCCCTGAGCAGCCTGATCCGAGCTTCCATTTGACGATTATGTTCTTCAGCCTGGTAAGTGAATGAAGACAATAAGAGATCGGTTTTCAAGTAGCGAAACAAACAAAGAGTTTGGTGTCCTGTGACTGACACTCTTATTGGAACTTACTTACCCTCTGAATCAAAGCTGTTAATCTTTGTATCTCACTCTTCTTAGCTGTTGTTAAGTCATTTGCTAAGTCCATTACATTGCTCCTAAGAAGAAGTCATATCAGAAATTTCCAATATATTGTGAACTTGCATTGTACCATAATACCATAAATACAAAATGGATTAAGCGGCATGCATGACTGACACCTACTTATCTGAACACAAGGGATCCAAACTCTGTTCTTCGACCATCTGCTCAACTTTATCAAGAATTGGtccaacctgcaaaaaaaaaagagagacaaaaTGCTTTCACTCACAAAGGATTTTGACAAATCCCTTATTTCACAAGTGTCTGGTCGATCACAAGGGAGAAAACTAACTACTAGTCAAATGAAAGGGGACTAGCAACAATCCTCTAACGTGGAAAAAGCAGTTCTGAAAACATTACAGAGATGATGTCTGTCAATAACGTTACCTGAAATGCTTGACACTGTGCATCGAACTCACCCTGTaacaatcacaaaaaaagattctaAATGATAAGCACCATGAACAAACCCATCACAtggttttcttcttttatatCTTTAGACAGAGAAAAGCAGAATGATTTCAAAAGCCAAGAATTACCTCTAATGACTGATGCAAATTCACAATCACctagaaacaaaattaaaaaaaaaaaagaggcttCTCCTTTGATTTTGTGTTACACCAAACATATGGATATACTCATCTAGATAAATAGTAATAACATACCTGAGTAGTCAACCAATAAAGCCTATTTTGCTCAGCCACATCGAATTTCGAGAAAATCTCAAGAAAATCCTGAGATGGTTTTGATTCACATAAAAGAGTTATTAGCAACAAACACTGAAGcaactttgatttttttaaagtaatcaGCAACCATTAAAGCTCTGATTTTTAagggaataaaataatattaatcataAAAGTATAATCTTTGTATACAGATGTAGTTCGAGTTCCAAATTCGAAAACCTTTCGCGGTCTCGAGCAGACAAGAACAGAATCATCGATCTCAATCTGAACATTCTAAGACTCAATTTCTAGAACCCTAAAAACTCCACAAGACCGAACGTATACTCAGTAAAGAGATTCGATTAATAGTTTTTGAGTGAGAATACCTCTCTGGAGCAAGCAGTGAGAAGATAACGAACAGCTTTTCTGAACGATTGCTTCAGATCCGATTGTCTGCGACCCGGAATACCCGTTTCATGACCCGGTTCTTCCATCGTATACCCAAACGAAAAGAGGCGTAACTGAAGAAAAAATCTGGGTAAATTGAAATGAATTTAGAATTTTAGGAgggaaaaataattaattaatcatgGAGTATTGGAGCCCATATAAAGCCCATTTAGTGTAAAGTTGAAGGATCAAATCATACATGAATATTTATACTAAGACCCATTTAGGCCCAACATTGAAGCAACATCAACGGTGTACAATCAGCTTACAggtttgtatttccttttccttgtgAAACAAGGTTTCTTCTTTTCCTAACTCCTTTATAAGCCTCAGCATAGAACGAAAATTTAGAGAGTATAAGAACCCTAATTAGTCAGACTACGTTCCTGATGGAGACTGAGAGTTCGCAGTATGCATTGGctttgtcatcatcatcatcttctttacCTCCACACTATCAAAATCCTGAATCATGCATAGGAAGCTTTATCAATCTGGCTTCTAGCTACAGAAGCTTTCTCCGTCATCTGAATCCCCACGGTTTAGCTCTAGGTCTTCAAAACGGTATGGATTGGACCCAGAACCCTCCAAGATCCTAACTATTTgacccttttttttatttagtgtttttatcaTATACtagttttgattttgaatggTTTTTGTGCAGTGATATGTTATGGTACGGATAACAAGAATGACAACGGAGTTCCACCTTACGTTGTTTTCAAGAAGACTCagattaagatatatatgtcTTTTTTAATGTGTGTTAATGTATATCAGTTTCATtctaatttgatatcttttccttaacctcaaactttcctttttcattttatgtgccccttcattattttttttgtagaaaataaTAGTTACGCTTCCTTCGAGCTTTAAGCATTACGGTTACGGTTGTTTAGCAAGAGAAGCCACACTCAGTAAACGTTCTTCTCATGCCACAAGCCCACCACTCCCGTTTATCTTCTCATCATGCAATCATAACGGTGCGAAGAGACGTCAGAAGATACTCCACATTCTGATGCTTCCTCAGTTAATGGATCACCCAGTGAAGTATTACAAATTGCTCTACCACAATATTCTGGTTCAGATTTATGTGATCCTTGGTATATGCCTTGTGGTGAACACATTAATCATCAAGCTCCTCCTACATACGCTGCCTCCTCCGAGCTCGTGTTTGCTCCTCAAAGTTTCTTTGCCAATTTTGGGCCTATTCCAATTTCTTATCCGCCGGTATTACATTCTCACTTTTATTACATCATGTCACTTTAACTCAAAAAACCATCGTAGTTGTTTGTTTTGTATACCTTAAGCACCCATAAAAAAACTAAtcttgtcttttctttttgttctagATCGATGAAGGATTGGATTTAGAGGAATTGACTAACAACTTCAAGCAGTATGAGCTATGGGGTGGTCCACAAGAAAACAACAACCTAGACGATGTTAATACTATTGATGGATCTTCTTACGTGATCTCACGAAGTCCGTTTGATCCTATCGGGAGACCTTGCAATCCGTTTGGCCCTATTGAACGACCCTTGCCGCATCTTCCCTCTAGTTGTGAACTGGCAGATTTGGGATTTGTGTAAAATTCatgttttatgtgtgttttttgTCTCATGAACTTAACTTTTGGTACTTTGTATTTTCTAGATGAgaatcttgttttatttttttgctttccTGTAGAAAACACTAAAAGTTCTTCAATAATATGTACAATCTTTAAATATTGTCTActtatgtattttgttttctctattCCCTTTTCAGGCTTTGACAAAAATCTGAAAAAGTCAACTATAGTTCCCTTAGTACTTGTTTGGTTTCATTAGTACTATTCTTTATCTTTATTAGCACTATCAACTGAATAAAGAGAAAGAGTTTGATATAAAGACGAAACGACTGCACATATACACAATGAACCCACATAACTCTCTGTTCCTCATTAAGTAAATCATAGTCGATGGCTGATAGTGTGTGGTGCAGTGAAGAAAGGATAACTGATCAATAAGGTTTTGAGATACCAAGTAAAGTATAATAGAATAGGTATATTATTGCGTTGTGTTTAATAAGAGAAtacaatatgcatatatatagtgGTAACATTAACATAATGTTAACATTAGATAATGCTAACTTTCTTAAACACTTAATGTAAATATGCTAGAATATCTTGAGAGTAACTTGTTCTTCAAGTCTTTCCTTTTAGTCTTGAGGGTCTTCATGGGTTTCACGGACTTTACAGTCTTGGTCCGTAAGATACACATCTTCCGGTCCAACATATCTCTAATACTATATATGTTACCCGCACAAAAGGAATGAATGACATTTGACATGAAACTATCAGGTATCTGAAGCAGCATTAATCAATGATGAGTCTAACAGAAGACTGCAGATCACTGTCCATGGATCCACGGTAAGGTCAGACTAAGATCAAGAGGAGTCATGTTAGCTTTGGTTTTAACTGCTACAAGGAACAAAATCTGATTCTCTTCGTATGTTCTCCAGTTCTGGTTAAGAAAAATTCATCGCATTCTCACAGAAAAGTCAATAAAGAGAACCAATTGATCTTGGTTTACAGAATCAAACACCAATACAGCTGCAGAGAccactttttgtttttgttgcatCATCAAATGTATGTTTATACAAAACTATAGTGAGAGTGTATAGATCtcatgtatgtgtgtgtgtgtgttttgcttACTTAGAGCACACATGTACGACAACTGAGAAGATCATCTCATACATGTATGACCGCCAAAAAAACTGTCGATACACTGGGGTGGTCTTAATTAAATAACACAAGCAAAAAAATCGAATAACAAAGGTTTCTATTGAGACGAACCAGTAACAGCAGCGTCAGCAGATTGCTGAGAAGAGGATCCTGATTGTGCACCAAACACAGAGTCAGGTGATGGAGCAGAGACTGAGCTTGTAGGAGGAGGAGGCTTAATAATGGGTACATATACatacaaaacagaaacatcaaAGCTCAGAGATATTTCTCATCAAGTAAACACCTTTGGCGGTTATCACTCACTCCGTTTGTCAAAATATGCATAACATACATCAAATGAAACTAACGGAGCTAAACAAAACTATTTATTATCCCAACGAAAAGCCCACCGTTAACCTCTTCCCcactctctcgctctctctctataaataccTGAATCTTTAAAAAGAAGATACAAACAAACTTTTCGAtcgagagagagcgagagagaagTAGAGAACGTACGTGGAGAAAGAATCACGAACGCGACTCATCGTCTCCACTCACCTCAAAGGCTCTGACCATGGAAGAGATCGGCAGCTTCGTTAGTATTATCCGCACCGATGAAGCAAGGATTGAAGGAATCCTTGGTGAGGTTGATCTCCCGAACCAGAGAATCGTTGTCAAGAACGGTAAATATTCACATGCTTGCTTTTTTTTAATGATCTATGCATTTTTCTtgaaactcttcttcttcttcgctcaTCATCCAACGATATTGGGGCCgtttgtttcaccatttgtcatttccattcaaatgattcatttgtatgatctattcaaatgatccattcagatttttgtgattgtttgtttgtccatccacatagctcatctagatgaatcatctaaatggatcttatgtttgtttctttattttcatttccattcaaatgagtttagcaaacaaattatcaaaatacccttatgttgatttaatcatatgtttgatattaattttaactatattatatttaattatttaatttaatatatttacattagaattatttcaaaattaacgagttttctttttttgcggtttgggcgggaaaacaagatttttcggttttaacGGAAAACAAGATTATTCGGTTctggcgggaaaacgagattttttggttttggcgggaaaatacaaattttcagttttggcgagaaaacaggtttttgcggttttgtcgggaaacgcgtttttgcggttttggagggaaccacgtttttgcgattttggctggaaaacgagtttttgcggttttgtcgggaaacgcgtttttgcggttttggagggaaccacgtttttgcgattttggcggaaacgcatttttgcagttttggctggaaaacgcgtttttacggttttggcgggaaaacgcgtttttgcggttttggcgggaaacatgtttttggcgggaaaacgcatttttgcgattttggtgggaaaacgcgtttttgctgttttggcgggaaaacgcgcttttgctgttttggcgggaaaacgtgcttttgctgttttggcgggaaagcaagtttttgcggttttggcgagaaaacgcgtttttgcgttTTTAgtgggaaaacgcgtttttgcgattttggcggaaaatgcgttttttttgcgattttggcgggaaaacacattttcggCGGGAACACATTTTTACGGTTTTCGCGGGAAAatgagatttttcggttttggccagaaaatacaaattttcggttttggcgagaaaacacgttttttggttttgacgggaaaacacgttttttttggttttggtgggaaagtacgtttttgcaattttggcgggaaagtacgtttttgcaat
The Brassica napus cultivar Da-Ae chromosome A1, Da-Ae, whole genome shotgun sequence DNA segment above includes these coding regions:
- the LOC111210435 gene encoding uncharacterized protein LOC111210435 isoform X1; translation: MEEPGHETGIPGRRQSDLKQSFRKAVRYLLTACSREDFLEIFSKFDVAEQNRLYWLTTQVIVNLHQSLEGEFDAQCQAFQVGPILDKVEQMVEEQSLDPLCSDKSNVMDLANDLTTAKKSEIQRLTALIQRAEEHNRQMEARIRLLREQPQEASDTTNAIKKLKTGITAYFEGNDKLPPI
- the LOC111200901 gene encoding uncharacterized protein LOC111200901; protein product: METESSQYALALSSSSSSLPPHYQNPESCIGSFINLASSYRSFLRHLNPHGLALGLQNVICYGTDNKNDNGVPPYVVFKKTQIKIYMSFLMCVNKIIVTLPSSFKHYGYGCLAREATLSKRSSHATSPPLPFIFSSCNHNGAKRRQKILHILMLPQLMDHPVKYYKLLYHNILVQIYVILGICLVVNTLIIKLLLHTLPPPSSCLLLKIDEGLDLEELTNNFKQYELWGGPQENNNLDDVNTIDGSSYVISRSPFDPIGRPCNPFGPIERPLPHLPSSCELADLGFV
- the LOC111210435 gene encoding uncharacterized protein LOC111210435 isoform X2, which codes for MEEPGHETGIPGRRQSDLKQSFRKAVRYLLTACSREDFLEIFSKFDVAEQNRLYWLTTQGEFDAQCQAFQVGPILDKVEQMVEEQSLDPLCSDKSNVMDLANDLTTAKKSEIQRLTALIQRAEEHNRQMEARIRLLREQPQEASDTTNAIKKLKTGITAYFEGNDKLPPI